One Gemmatimonadota bacterium DNA segment encodes these proteins:
- a CDS encoding sodium:alanine symporter family protein: protein MEIVQLWLGKISSIVWGLPMILLLVGTGIYLTLLLRGLQFRELRHSLWLALVKRKEEGAQGDISHFQALMTALAATVGVGNIAGVAAAIAAGGPGALFWMWVTGLFGMATKYSEAVLGVRYRVVDPRGDMAGGPMYYLSRGLGGWFGKTLGFLFALFAAVAAFGIGDMVQSNSVAHALRASFGVPPFWTGLVIAVLAAMVILGGIRSIGRATSFFVPFMIAFYMIGGLVVLAINWRGLPNIVAYVFAEAFTPTAPLGGFLGASVRDAVRWGFARGIFSNESGLGTGGIAAAAAQTHIPASQALVSMTQTFIDTIVVCSITGFVIVATGAWTMTDAAGSGLSGAPLTVAAFSHGLPGEWGGYIVSLGLAFFAFSTILGWSYYGERSVEYLLGVRAILPYRLLFVFASFVGAYVLQLGTEERAGFQAVWDFSDVMNGAMAVPNLVGLLLLSRIVVEETRKLMALRAGTMVADEAPGGAVPADRA from the coding sequence ATGGAGATTGTCCAGCTCTGGCTCGGCAAGATCAGCAGCATCGTGTGGGGCCTGCCCATGATCCTGCTGCTCGTCGGCACAGGCATCTATCTCACCCTCCTGCTGCGCGGGCTGCAGTTCCGGGAGCTGCGCCACTCGCTCTGGCTGGCACTGGTCAAGCGCAAGGAGGAGGGCGCCCAGGGCGACATCTCCCACTTCCAGGCGCTCATGACGGCACTGGCCGCGACCGTCGGCGTGGGCAACATCGCCGGCGTGGCCGCGGCCATTGCCGCGGGCGGACCGGGCGCCCTGTTCTGGATGTGGGTCACCGGCCTGTTCGGCATGGCCACCAAGTACTCCGAGGCCGTGCTCGGCGTCCGCTACCGCGTAGTCGATCCCCGCGGCGACATGGCCGGCGGACCGATGTACTACCTCTCCCGGGGCCTGGGCGGCTGGTTCGGCAAAACCCTCGGCTTCCTCTTCGCCCTGTTCGCCGCCGTGGCCGCATTCGGCATTGGCGACATGGTGCAATCCAACTCCGTGGCCCACGCGCTCCGCGCGTCCTTCGGCGTGCCTCCTTTCTGGACCGGCCTGGTCATTGCCGTGCTCGCCGCCATGGTCATCCTGGGCGGCATCCGCAGCATTGGCCGCGCGACCAGCTTCTTTGTCCCCTTCATGATCGCGTTCTACATGATCGGCGGCCTCGTGGTCCTGGCCATCAACTGGCGGGGGCTGCCGAACATCGTGGCCTACGTCTTCGCCGAGGCGTTCACGCCCACCGCGCCGCTGGGCGGGTTCCTCGGCGCAAGTGTGCGCGACGCCGTCCGCTGGGGTTTCGCCCGCGGCATCTTCTCGAACGAGTCCGGCCTGGGAACGGGCGGCATTGCTGCCGCCGCCGCCCAGACCCATATCCCGGCCAGTCAGGCACTGGTCTCCATGACCCAGACCTTCATCGACACCATCGTCGTCTGCTCGATCACCGGCTTCGTCATAGTCGCGACAGGCGCCTGGACCATGACGGATGCGGCAGGCAGCGGCCTATCCGGCGCGCCGCTCACCGTGGCCGCGTTCAGCCACGGGCTGCCTGGCGAGTGGGGCGGCTACATCGTCTCCCTCGGCCTCGCCTTCTTCGCCTTCTCCACGATCCTCGGCTGGTCCTATTACGGCGAGCGGTCGGTCGAGTATCTGCTGGGCGTCCGCGCCATCCTGCCCTACCGCCTGCTCTTCGTCTTCGCCTCCTTTGTCGGCGCCTACGTGCTCCAACTCGGCACGGAGGAGCGGGCAGGGTTCCAGGCCGTCTGGGACTTCAGTGATGTGATGAACGGAGCCATGGCGGTACCCAACCTGGTGGGGCTGCTGCTGCTGTCGCGGATTGTCGTGGAAGAGACGCGCAAGCTCATGGCGCTCCGCGCTGGCACCATGGTAGCCGACGAAGCGCCGGGCGGCGCAGTGCCGGCGGACCGCGCCTGA